In one window of Henckelia pumila isolate YLH828 chromosome 1, ASM3356847v2, whole genome shotgun sequence DNA:
- the LOC140894433 gene encoding uncharacterized protein: MANRRNPNNEDNQSNQFLAGLATLLQEQSRAQGEQIQQLIQAQAGGRNNNQPLLTNPIFKQFKDLGPHEFRGGADPLVAEEWVQSVETIFDYMQLTDADCVRWAIFMFRDDARIWWQGARSAVDMTTLTWNGFKDVFYGKYFTISTRTRLAREFLELRQGSMSIAEYVKKFERGRYFVPMISGNTAEELKHFTEGLNATIRRDVRLSGAQTYRVAVDEAMLLEKDGNDIIKESQAKRASYQGREQQGSSQKRPYQAPAQRIPQQQQRQNPNQARPQGQNQPNANAPRPANAPICQKYGKPHSGKCMLGTNTCFLCKKPGHFAKDCPQSKDPIRGRVFAMTHDQVDPDSAIVTGMIRIAGLPAFVLIDSGATHSFISVNFMMKLGVLPDESISKFSVSLPSGEELESSSVVRNFKVQMQSLVLCAYFIALKMVDIDAIFGMDWLSRHEAIIDCKRKTVSLKDQNGKPFVFRTTSKKSAPGMISAGTAWQLLSNGCTGFLASLIDDLEVQRPKLVEVEVVKDFPDVFPNDVAGLAQVREVEFGIELLPETKPASKAPYRLAPIEMKELKDQLQELMDKGFIRPSVSP; this comes from the coding sequence ATGGCTAACCGTAGGAATCCGAACAATGAGGACAATCAGAGTAACCAGTTTTTGGCTGGGTTGGCGACTCTGTTACAAGAGCAGAGTAGAGCCCAAGGGGAACAGATTCAACAGTTAATCCAAGCACAAGCGGGAGGACGGAACAACAATCAGCCACTACTAACTAATCCGATCTTTAAACAGTTTAAGGATCTAGGGCCGCATGAGTTCAGAGGAGGGGCTGATCCCCTTGTAGCCGAGGAATGGGTACAGTCAGTGGAGACCATTTTTGACTACATGCAGCTCACTGATGCAGACTGTGTGAGGTGGGCCATCTTTATGTTTCGCGATGATGCGCGAATTTGGTGGCAGGGAGCCCGTTCTGCTGTGGATATGACTACGttgacttggaatggattcaaagatgtgttctatgggaaatatttcacTATCAGTACCAGGACTAGACTTGCTAGAGAATTCCTGGAGCTCCGCCAAGGGAGTATGTCCATTGCTGAGTATGTGAAGAAGTTTGAAAGGGGGAGGtattttgtgcccatgatttcgGGTAATACTGCGGAGGAGTTGAAGCATTTCACGGAGGGACTGAATGCCACTATTCGTCGTGATGTCAGATTGAGTGGGGCACAAACGTACCGAGTAGCAGTCGATGAGGCTATGTTATTAGAGAAAGATGGGAATGATATTATCAAAGAATCGCAAGCGAAAAGAGCCAGTTACCAAGGGAGAGAACAACAAGGGTCTAGTCAGAAGAGGCCGTACCAAGCCCCAGCTCAGAGGAtaccgcagcagcagcagcgcCAAAACCCCAATCAGGCACGACCTCAGGGACAGAATCAGCCGAACGCCAATGCTCCAAGGCCGGCGAATGCACCTATCTGTCAAAAGTATGGGAAGCCACACTCAGGTAAATGCATGCTTGGGACCAATACTTGCTTTCTTTGCAAGAAGCCAGGGCATTTCGCCAAGGATTGCCCGCAGTCAAAAGATCCTATCAGGGGAAGAGTGTTTGCTATGACTCACGATCAGGTTGACCCAGATTCTGCAATTGTCACAGGTATGATCCGTATCGCTGGTTTACCTGCTTTCGTGTTGATTGATTCAGGAGCTACGCACTCTTTTATATCtgttaattttatgatgaaattgGGGGTCTTGCCGGATGAatctatttcaaaattttctgtGTCGTTACCCTCAGGAGAAGAACTGGAAAGTAGTAGTGTGGTAAGAAATTTCAAAGTTCAGATGCAGAGTCTAgttttgtgtgcatattttattGCTTTGAAAATGGTGGATATCGATGCGATTTTTGGGATGGACTGGTTGTCTCGGCATGAGGCTATTATTGACTGCAAACGGAAAACTGTCTCATTAAAAGATCAAAACGGGAAACCGTTTGTGTTCCGCACAACCTCTAAGAAGAGCGCACCAGGTATGATTTCTGCAGGAACAGCCTGGCAATTATTGAGTAATGGGTGTACAGGATTTCTTGCGAGTCTAATTGATGATCTGGAGGTACAGCGACCGAAACTTGTGGAGGTGGAAGTAGTGAAGGActttccagatgtttttcccaATGATGTTGCGGGATTGGCTCAAGTCAGGGAAGTCGAATTTGGGATAGAATTGTTGCCTGAAACTAAGCCAgcttctaaggcaccgtacagattggcaCCGATCgagatgaaagaattgaaggatcaGTTGCAGGAATTAATGGATAAGGGGttcatcagaccgagtgtatcgccTTAG